From Brassica napus cultivar Da-Ae unplaced genomic scaffold, Da-Ae ScsIHWf_1370;HRSCAF=1946, whole genome shotgun sequence, a single genomic window includes:
- the LOC125597079 gene encoding uncharacterized protein LOC125597079 has product MEDYSEEEAEEYNTSEVDWGEEADQDCWDDGDDHTEGHWCADSVPEYVPNDEQEYPEVEPESMDRYSTCYGPKSQLIYEDSSEGKYYSQACPRREKTTVAAPSRSYHGSLSRHAHSKPWNYNGDQFYQNRLAAPSIHFSGHKQGPSAYLRWEDDMEQWFIAWRIPEKLKLTYAKDTLTGEAYNWWSQLDADRIYFNDPAFTWKEVKMLMYSEFVKKAKYIQKVSTRRLIKHQVLQPTVQREVVSQRQSSRPVHPPQVKRNQGEHSNSLKPSEVICYRCQGKGHLAKECPTKRVVKSVLSEAKETNLEVSDSDTRIDDSFSRMDKHIDDLINLIKARSTSVSSNSMTVLTHLSSAQKVESISGTNIEIKEQEPNLAAQSSPTLDKVISELKVNNLTYQNTGMMHLHSVQNVDEGLGNEETRTEAKQQENNEQSTLETSTPADHALEVVNTKAESMQDNQVQWRSIQNQTHNLTPKQWSMEKPIVK; this is encoded by the exons ATGGAGGATTACTCAGAAGAAGAGGCTGAAGAATACAACACGTCTGAGGTAGATTGGGGAGAAGAAGCTGACCAGGATTGTTGGGACGATGGAGATGACCACACTGAAGGTCATTGGTGCGCAGACTCTGTTCCAGAGTATGTCCCAAACGATGAACAAGAATACCCAGAGGTGGAACCAGAATCAATGGACCGGTATTCAACTTGCTATGGTCCCAAATCCCAACTCATCTATGAGGATAGTTCTGAAGGGAAATATTATTCTCAAGCGTGTCCTAGAAGAGAAAAGACCACCGTGGCTGCACCATCAAGATCTTATCATGGGAGTCTATCAAGACATGCTCACAGCAAGCCATGGAACTACAATGGAGATCAGTTTTATCAGAATCGCTTGGCTGCACCATCTATACATTTTTCTGGTCATAAGCAAGGACCAAGTGCATATCTAAGGTGGGAGGACGACATGGAGCAATGGTTTATAGCTTGGAGAATTCCAGAGAAGCTAAAGCTAACTTATGCGAAGGATACCTTAACCGGAGAGGCATACAATTGGTGGAGTCAGCTAGATGCTGATAGGATCTATTTCAATGATCCGGCTTTTACTTGGAAAGAGGTTAAGATGCTCATGTATAGTGAGTTTGTGAAGAAGGCAAAATACATTCAGAAGGTGTCCACAAGGAGATTAATAAAGCACCAAGTCTTGCAACCCACAGTTCAGAGAGAAGTTGTTTCCCAAAGACAAAGTTCAAGGCCAGTGCATCCACCTCAAGTCAAACGAAACCAAGGTGAGCACTCTAACTCTTTAAAACCATCTGAGGTTATTTGTTATAGGTGTCAAGGCAAGGGCCATCTAGCAAAGGAGTGTCCCACAAAACGAGTTGTGAAGTCAGTACTATCTGAagcaaaagaaacaaacttgGAGGTAAGTGATTCCGATACTAGAATTGATGATTCCTTTTCTAGAATGGATAAACATATTGATGATCTTATCAACTTGATTAAAGCTAGATCTACTTCTGTTTCTAGTAATTCCATGACTGTCTTAACACACTTGTCTAGCGCCCAAAAGGTTGAAAGTATTTCAGGTACTAACATAGAAATCAAGGAACAAGAACCCAACCTTGCTGCGCAATCAAGTCCAACACTTGATAAGGTGATTTCTGAACTTAAAGTGAATAATCTTACTTATCAAAACACTGGTATGATGCACTTGCACTCTGTCCAGAATGTTGATGAAGGTCTAGGTAATGAGGAGACACGTACAGAAGCTAAACAACAAGAGAATAATGAGCAATCTACCCTAGAGACCTCTACACCAGCTGATCATGCTTTAGAGGTAGTAAATACCAAAGCTGAATCAATGCAAGATAACCAG GTACAATGGAGAAGCATCCAGAACCAAACTCACAACCTTACACCCAAGCAGTGGTCAATGGAGAAACCAATTGTGAAATAG